The genomic stretch CACCACCGGCTCACGGAGACCCAACGCGGCAAAGCGCGACCACCCACGGATGAGTCGAACGCCTCATTTAGGTGAGGTGGGTCGTCCTGCTCCGCCCAGTGCCGGGGACCGGGTCTGGTGATCAGGCGGCGCGGACGACCGGTTCTCCCCGGAGTCGCACCCCGGCCGCGCGCATGTCGTGGAGCGCCCGATTGGTGGTGTCAGGGGCGACGCCGGCCGTCAGGTCGAGTGTGACCTGTGTGTTGAAGCCGTGGTGGGCAGCATCGAGCGCGGTGGCCCGTACACAGTGGTCAGTCGCGATACCAACGATCTCTACATGTGTGACGTCGTGGGTTCGTAGCCAGTCGGCCATGCCCAGCCCGTTCTGCGCGGTGCCCTCGAACCCCGAATAGCCGCTGGAGTACTCGCCCTTGTTGAAGATGGCGTCGAATGGTTGGGGATCGAGGTTGGGGTGGAAGGCAGCGCCGTCGGTGTTGGCCACGCAATGTGGTGGCCAGCTCGTCACGTAGTCCGGGTTGTCGGAGAAATGTTCCCCGGGGTCGATGTGATGGTCGCGGGTCGCCACCACGTAGTCATACACCCGATCGGGTGGATCGGCGTCTTGCCATTGTTTGAGCACTTCAGCGATCGAGTAGGCGGTGGCGGCACCGCCTCCGACGGCGAGCGCGCCGCCTTCGCAGAAATCGTTCTGTACGTCGACAACAATGAGTGCGCGCTTCATGGTTGCTCCTCGTAGCGCGTAGGAATGGCTGGTAGACCGCGCGACATCTGCAACGCAGTGCGCGGAAGCTCGGCGCGGCGCTGCTCATGGTGCCGGCGGACGTCGTCGAGCGACTTGTGGCCCACTACCTCACCCTCGCGGATCAGCGGGATCAGCAGCTGACGGAAGTGATCTCCCGACACCGGCCCACTCACCGAGATGGTCTCAGCGTCGGCGAGTCCGTGGCGGTCGTAACGGCGAGCGGCATGCTTTCGTCCACCCACGCCCGGCTTGTCTTTGCTCTTCTTCTCGACAGCGACGAGCTCGCCGTCTTGCCCTTCGCGGGCGACGAGTTTGTAGACGAGGCCGGCAGTGGGTGATCCGGAGCCGGTGACAAGCGAGGTGCCCACGCCGTAGCCGTCGACGGGGGCTGCGGCTAACGCGGCGATCGCGAACTCGTCGAGATCGCTGGTAACGACGATCTTGGTGTCGGTAGCGCCGAGCTCATCGAGTTGAGCGCGCACGTCATACGCCTGGGCAAGCAAGTCGCCGGAGTCGAGCCGGACCGCGCCCAGGTCCGTTCCGGCGATCTCTACGCCGAGTGCGACCGCCTCGGCGACGTCGTAAGTGTCGACCAGCAGCGTGGTGCCTTTGCCTAGCGAGTGCACCTGAGCGGTGAAAGCGTCGCGTTCGGTGTCGTGCAGCAAGGTGAAGGCGTGTGCACTTGTGCCCCGGGTCGGTACGCCGTAGTACTGACCAGCTAGCAGATTACTGGTGGAACCGAAGCCGGCAATGTATGCGGCTCGCGCGGCGGCGACGGCGGCGTACTCGTGGGTGCGGCGGGACCCCATCTCGATACAGGGCCGCCCAGCTGCCGCGACCGTCATCCGGGAGGCGGCCGCGGCCACGGCGGAGTCGAAGTTCAGGATGGACAGGGTGAGGGTCTCCAGCAGCACAGCTTCGGCGAAAGTGCTTTCGACGAGGAGAATGGGGGAGTGGGGGAAGTACGGTTCGCCCTCGGCGTAACCCCACACGTCGCCGGAGAAGCGGTAGTCGGCGAGCCAGTTCAGGGTGGGTTCATCGACCACACCGGCAGAGGCCAGGTGAGTCAGAGCCGCGTCGTCGAAACGGAAGGCCTCGATGGCCTCCAGCAAACGCCCGGTACCTGCGGTGACGCCGTACCTCCGACCATCTGGCAACTGCCGGGCGAAGACCTCGAAAACCGCACGTCGCTGGCCCGCGCTGTCGGCGAGCGCCGCCTGCAGCATGGTCAGCTCGTAGTGATCGGTCAGCAGAGCCGTCGTTGCCTGCATGAATGCCAGACTAGTCATCACCGAGGCGCGGTGACGAACAAATGCGGGATCGGGCGCGCCGCCAACATTGAACCTGAGGGCCGAGATAACGGACGGAAGCCGCTGGAGGGTACGGAAGCCGCTGGAGGGTGTTGGATGGAGGTTTGATCTTGCTGTGTTGGCTCATGGTTGGTGGCCGTGGAAGCCCAAGGATGAGACCATAGGAGATTGTGATGACTGCGCCCGTTGAGATCGAGCGTCCGGAGGCTGATCAGGCTCCGGTGCCTGACACGCCCTGGGTGACGGT from Phytoactinopolyspora mesophila encodes the following:
- a CDS encoding nicotinate phosphoribosyltransferase; its protein translation is MQATTALLTDHYELTMLQAALADSAGQRRAVFEVFARQLPDGRRYGVTAGTGRLLEAIEAFRFDDAALTHLASAGVVDEPTLNWLADYRFSGDVWGYAEGEPYFPHSPILLVESTFAEAVLLETLTLSILNFDSAVAAAASRMTVAAAGRPCIEMGSRRTHEYAAVAAARAAYIAGFGSTSNLLAGQYYGVPTRGTSAHAFTLLHDTERDAFTAQVHSLGKGTTLLVDTYDVAEAVALGVEIAGTDLGAVRLDSGDLLAQAYDVRAQLDELGATDTKIVVTSDLDEFAIAALAAAPVDGYGVGTSLVTGSGSPTAGLVYKLVAREGQDGELVAVEKKSKDKPGVGGRKHAARRYDRHGLADAETISVSGPVSGDHFRQLLIPLIREGEVVGHKSLDDVRRHHEQRRAELPRTALQMSRGLPAIPTRYEEQP
- a CDS encoding isochorismatase family protein, whose product is MKRALIVVDVQNDFCEGGALAVGGGAATAYSIAEVLKQWQDADPPDRVYDYVVATRDHHIDPGEHFSDNPDYVTSWPPHCVANTDGAAFHPNLDPQPFDAIFNKGEYSSGYSGFEGTAQNGLGMADWLRTHDVTHVEIVGIATDHCVRATALDAAHHGFNTQVTLDLTAGVAPDTTNRALHDMRAAGVRLRGEPVVRAA